In a genomic window of Columba livia isolate bColLiv1 breed racing homer chromosome 4, bColLiv1.pat.W.v2, whole genome shotgun sequence:
- the AASDH gene encoding beta-alanine-activating enzyme isoform X4 translates to MVLLKCQAGPLATRFLKRFLVLILGGEERICFLDDEITVPLGTMRETGDFVRVQNAKLFFLGRKDNQIKRHGKRFNIESLQQAAEDICKVEACAVTWYQQEKLILFVVPKDDLEERETLKELQKHLPAYAVPDELVLIKALPLTSHGKVDISELNKIYQNHLNSRRRDSKLSGAEELWERLQNLWKCLLGLPGDSTGISKDAIFLYSGGDSLKALRFYDEIEMLAGKAVPGLLEVILSGSIEEVYRHILKILFPAEDQLMNYDNVVKRKLNGNSGEEFHGKYIKLKSERGLEVASGLISFIALSRGNHFFSMNFTTSFMQPSNTVQVGVELLQQPSFLHLVTPSITQSHVQGYETENRILTVTNKANKTDCCCVEQIHAEHGHVTTAELALCVRWKSNTRKCVDASPLVIIPSKEAASASVYVGSHSHAMQAIDLNLGEIKWEKNLGDRIESSACVSKCGNFIIVGCYDGLVYVLQSSDGEIHWTFVTADTVKSSAVVDPSSGLVYVGSHDQHVYALDIYKKACIWKLHCEGGAVFSSPCLSSFPHHLYVATLGGLLLAVNPVTGNKIWKSFLGKPLFSSPHCNEKYVCVGCVDGNLYCYTHSGEKVWQFSTNGPVFSSPCISSLTKQEIFFGSHDCFIYCCNMEGNLLWKFEATSSVYGTPFVFQSDDLKNKILLAAVSTDGKVWILNAKTGTAEGVDKLPGEVFSSPVVWGTKLVVGCRNDYVYCLDLYITGKKNS, encoded by the exons ATGGTATTACTGAAGTGTCAAGCTGGGCCACTTGCTACAAGATTCCTGAAGAGGTTTTTAGTGCTGATTTTAG GAGGTGAAGAACGAATCTGCTTTCTTGATGATGAAATAACTGTACCCCTGGGCACAATGAGAGAAACAGGAGATTTTGTAAGAGTACAGAATGCGAAGTTGTTCTTCTTGGGACGGAAAGACAACCAGATTAAACGTCACGGCAAACGTTTTAATATTGAAAGTTTGCAGCAG gcTGCTGAAGATATTTGTAAGGTAGAAGCTTGTGCAGTGACCTGGTATCAGCAGGAAAAACTTATCCTATTTGTTGTACCCAAGGATGATTtagaagagagagaaacacTTAAAGAACTCCAGAAACATCTACCAGCTTATGCAGTCCCTGATGAGCTTGTACTGATTAAAGCTTTGCCTTTGACATCACATg GCAAAGTTGATATATCTGAACTGAACAAGATTTACCAGAACCATCTAAACTCCAGAAGGCGTGACAGTAAGCTGAGTGGCGCAGAGGAATTGTGGGAAAGATTGCAGAATTTATGGAAG TGTCTTCTGGGTCTCCCAGGTGACTCCACTGGAATTTCTAAAGATGCGATATTTTTGTACAGCGGTGGAGACTCCTTAAAGGCTCTGCGATTTTATGATGAAATTGAGATGCTAGCAGGCAAAGCTGTGCCTGGACTCCTTGAAGTTATTCTCAGCGGCTCGATTGAAGAGGTTTATAGGCATATTCTTAAAATTCTGTTCCCAGCTGAGGACCAATTAATGAATTATGACAATgttgtgaaaagaaaattaaatgggAACAGTGGAGAGGAGTTCCATGGAAAATATATCAAACTGAAATCTGAAAGAGGTCTTGAGGTTGCTTCAGGgttaatttcatttattgcaCTAAGCAGAggaaatcattttttttctatgaatttCACCACATCTTTTATGCAACCCAGTAATACAGTACAGGTAGGAGTGGAATTGCTACAGCAACCATCCTTTCTGCATTTAGTGACTCCAAGTATAACACAGAGCCATGTGCAAGGGTAtgaaacagagaacagaattCTAACAGTTACAAACAAGGCAAATAAAACCGACTGTTGCTGTGTAGAGCAGATCCATGCAGAACATGGTCACGTAACAACGGCAGAGTTGGCCTTGTGCGTAAGATGGAAGTCAAATACAAGAAAATGTGTTGATGCATCACCACTGGTTATAATACCATCTAAAGAAGCAGCATCTGCATCTGTGTATGTTGGCTCTCACTCTCATGCAATGCAGGCGATTGATCTAAATTTGGGAGAAATAAAATGGGAGAAGAACCTTGGAGATCGTATTGAATCTTCTGCCTGCGTGTCTAAGTGTGGAAATTTCATTATTGTTG GTTGTTATGATGGCTTAGTGTACGTGCTTCAAAGCAGTGATGGAGAAATACACTGGACTTTTGTCACAGCAGATACTGTGAAAAGCTCTGCAGTTGTAGACCCTTCCAGTGGACTAGTCTACGTGGGATCACATGACCAACATGTGTATGCTTTGGATATTTAT AAAAAGGCATGTATATGGAAGTTACATTGCGAAGGTGGAGCTGTGTTTTCGTCTCCTTGTCTAAGTTCTTTTCCACATCATCTTTATGTTGCTACGCTAGGAGGACTGTTATTGGCTGTAAACCCA gtgacagggaatAAGATTTGGAAAAGCTTCCTGGGAAAACcactcttctcctctcctcactgcAATGAGAAGTACGTTTGTGTTGGGTGTGTGGATGGAAACTTGTATTGTTACACTCATTCTGGAGAAAAG GTTTGGCAGTTTTCCACTAATGGACCGGTGTTTTCATCTCCGTGCATCTCAAGTTTAACTaagcaagaaatattttttggcTCCCATGATTGCTTTATCTACTGTTGTAACATGGAGGGTAATTTACTGTGGAAATTTGAAGCCACTTCAAGTGTATATGGAACAccatttgttttccaaagtgATGACTTAAagaacaaaattcttttggcaGCAGTATCTACAGATGGCAAAGTGTGGATCCTGAATGCCAAGACTGGAACAGCAGAAGGAGTAGATAAGCTTCCAGGAGAGGTTTTCTCTTCCCCTGTAGTATGGGGAACAAAGCTTGTTGTTGGCTGTAGAAATGATTATGTTTATTGCCTAGATTTGTatataacaggaaaaaagaacagcTAA
- the AASDH gene encoding beta-alanine-activating enzyme isoform X5, producing MRETGDFVRVQNAKLFFLGRKDNQIKRHGKRFNIESLQQAAEDICKVEACAVTWYQQEKLILFVVPKDDLEERETLKELQKHLPAYAVPDELVLIKALPLTSHGKVDISELNKIYQNHLNSRRRDSKLSGAEELWERLQNLWKCLLGLPGDSTGISKDAIFLYSGGDSLKALRFYDEIEMLAGKAVPGLLEVILSGSIEEVYRHILKILFPAEDQLMNYDNVVKRKLNGNSGEEFHGKYIKLKSERGLEVASGLISFIALSRGNHFFSMNFTTSFMQPSNTVQVGVELLQQPSFLHLVTPSITQSHVQGYETENRILTVTNKANKTDCCCVEQIHAEHGHVTTAELALCVRWKSNTRKCVDASPLVIIPSKEAASASVYVGSHSHAMQAIDLNLGEIKWEKNLGDRIESSACVSKCGNFIIVGCYDGLVYVLQSSDGEIHWTFVTADTVKSSAVVDPSSGLVYVGSHDQHVYALDIYKKACIWKLHCEGGAVFSSPCLSSFPHHLYVATLGGLLLAVNPVTGNKIWKSFLGKPLFSSPHCNEKYVCVGCVDGNLYCYTHSGEKVWQFSTNGPVFSSPCISSLTKQEIFFGSHDCFIYCCNMEGNLLWKFEATSSVYGTPFVFQSDDLKNKILLAAVSTDGKVWILNAKTGTAEGVDKLPGEVFSSPVVWGTKLVVGCRNDYVYCLDLYITGKKNS from the exons ATGAGAGAAACAGGAGATTTTGTAAGAGTACAGAATGCGAAGTTGTTCTTCTTGGGACGGAAAGACAACCAGATTAAACGTCACGGCAAACGTTTTAATATTGAAAGTTTGCAGCAG gcTGCTGAAGATATTTGTAAGGTAGAAGCTTGTGCAGTGACCTGGTATCAGCAGGAAAAACTTATCCTATTTGTTGTACCCAAGGATGATTtagaagagagagaaacacTTAAAGAACTCCAGAAACATCTACCAGCTTATGCAGTCCCTGATGAGCTTGTACTGATTAAAGCTTTGCCTTTGACATCACATg GCAAAGTTGATATATCTGAACTGAACAAGATTTACCAGAACCATCTAAACTCCAGAAGGCGTGACAGTAAGCTGAGTGGCGCAGAGGAATTGTGGGAAAGATTGCAGAATTTATGGAAG TGTCTTCTGGGTCTCCCAGGTGACTCCACTGGAATTTCTAAAGATGCGATATTTTTGTACAGCGGTGGAGACTCCTTAAAGGCTCTGCGATTTTATGATGAAATTGAGATGCTAGCAGGCAAAGCTGTGCCTGGACTCCTTGAAGTTATTCTCAGCGGCTCGATTGAAGAGGTTTATAGGCATATTCTTAAAATTCTGTTCCCAGCTGAGGACCAATTAATGAATTATGACAATgttgtgaaaagaaaattaaatgggAACAGTGGAGAGGAGTTCCATGGAAAATATATCAAACTGAAATCTGAAAGAGGTCTTGAGGTTGCTTCAGGgttaatttcatttattgcaCTAAGCAGAggaaatcattttttttctatgaatttCACCACATCTTTTATGCAACCCAGTAATACAGTACAGGTAGGAGTGGAATTGCTACAGCAACCATCCTTTCTGCATTTAGTGACTCCAAGTATAACACAGAGCCATGTGCAAGGGTAtgaaacagagaacagaattCTAACAGTTACAAACAAGGCAAATAAAACCGACTGTTGCTGTGTAGAGCAGATCCATGCAGAACATGGTCACGTAACAACGGCAGAGTTGGCCTTGTGCGTAAGATGGAAGTCAAATACAAGAAAATGTGTTGATGCATCACCACTGGTTATAATACCATCTAAAGAAGCAGCATCTGCATCTGTGTATGTTGGCTCTCACTCTCATGCAATGCAGGCGATTGATCTAAATTTGGGAGAAATAAAATGGGAGAAGAACCTTGGAGATCGTATTGAATCTTCTGCCTGCGTGTCTAAGTGTGGAAATTTCATTATTGTTG GTTGTTATGATGGCTTAGTGTACGTGCTTCAAAGCAGTGATGGAGAAATACACTGGACTTTTGTCACAGCAGATACTGTGAAAAGCTCTGCAGTTGTAGACCCTTCCAGTGGACTAGTCTACGTGGGATCACATGACCAACATGTGTATGCTTTGGATATTTAT AAAAAGGCATGTATATGGAAGTTACATTGCGAAGGTGGAGCTGTGTTTTCGTCTCCTTGTCTAAGTTCTTTTCCACATCATCTTTATGTTGCTACGCTAGGAGGACTGTTATTGGCTGTAAACCCA gtgacagggaatAAGATTTGGAAAAGCTTCCTGGGAAAACcactcttctcctctcctcactgcAATGAGAAGTACGTTTGTGTTGGGTGTGTGGATGGAAACTTGTATTGTTACACTCATTCTGGAGAAAAG GTTTGGCAGTTTTCCACTAATGGACCGGTGTTTTCATCTCCGTGCATCTCAAGTTTAACTaagcaagaaatattttttggcTCCCATGATTGCTTTATCTACTGTTGTAACATGGAGGGTAATTTACTGTGGAAATTTGAAGCCACTTCAAGTGTATATGGAACAccatttgttttccaaagtgATGACTTAAagaacaaaattcttttggcaGCAGTATCTACAGATGGCAAAGTGTGGATCCTGAATGCCAAGACTGGAACAGCAGAAGGAGTAGATAAGCTTCCAGGAGAGGTTTTCTCTTCCCCTGTAGTATGGGGAACAAAGCTTGTTGTTGGCTGTAGAAATGATTATGTTTATTGCCTAGATTTGTatataacaggaaaaaagaacagcTAA